TGGACGACGTGACGTGCTCGCTTGAAAATCCTGGGATTTGCGAGGCCTGCCAATGAGCCATGTCAAACGGCCTGCTCGCCTCCTCGATCCCGGTATGTGTCTGACACTGCGTCCCATGGCCTATCCGGTGTTTTTCGAGATGTACCGCGCCGCCATCAAGAACACCTGGACCGTGGAAGAGGTGGATTTCTCCACGGACGTCGGCGACCTGCGCACGAAGATGAGTACCGCCGAGCGTCACCTGGTACAGCGGCTCGTGGCCTTCTTTGCCACCGGCGATTCCATCGTGTCGAACAACCTCGTGCTCAATCTCTACAAACACATCAACGCACCCGAAGCGCGGATGTACTTGTCGCGTCAACTCTATGAAGAAGCTCTGCACGTCCAGTTCTACGTGACGCTGCTCGATACCTACGTGCCCGATCCCGACGAACGGTTCTCAGCGTTTGCCGCCGTGGAAACCATTCCGTCCATCCGCAGGAAAGCGGACTTTTGTTTCACCTGGATGGACTCCATTCAACGGCTCGATGCGCTGGATTCTCGCGAAAATCGCAGCCGGTTCTTGCACAACCTCGTGTGCTTCGCCGCCTGTATCGAGGGACTCTTTTTCTTCGCCGCATTTGCCTATGTGTACTTTCTCCGCTCGCGCGGACTTCTGCACGGACTCGCGAGCGGCACCAATTGGGTGTTTCGCGACGAGAGCGCCCACATGGCCTTTGCATTCGAAGTCGTGAACCAGGTACGGCGCGAAGAGCCGGATCTGTTTGACGAAACATTCGAAGCCCATGTCGGTCGGATGATGGACGACGCGGTCGCCTGCGAGAGCGCGTTCGCGGAAGATTTGCTCGGCGGCGGCGTGGCAGGGCTTTCGCTGCGCGATGTGCGGCGATACCTGGAGTTTGTAGCGGACCAACGGCTGACGACGCTTGGTCTCCAGAAGCGATACGGAGCGAAGAATCCTTTCGCATTCATGGACCTCCAAGACGTCCAAGAAGTCGCCAATTTCTTCGAACGGCGTGTATCCGCCTACCAAGTGGGGGTGACAGGAGACGTGGCCTTTGATGCGGCATTCTGAAAATCCGGATTTGTGTCACACGATGAAAACGAGGGTGGTCTCACTCGTTCAGCAAAAAAGGAGTCACCATGGCTGTGGTCGCAACGTGTTTGGGGTATCCGCGTATCGGCGCCACGCG
This region of Nitrospira sp. genomic DNA includes:
- a CDS encoding ribonucleotide-diphosphate reductase subunit beta — encoded protein: MSHVKRPARLLDPGMCLTLRPMAYPVFFEMYRAAIKNTWTVEEVDFSTDVGDLRTKMSTAERHLVQRLVAFFATGDSIVSNNLVLNLYKHINAPEARMYLSRQLYEEALHVQFYVTLLDTYVPDPDERFSAFAAVETIPSIRRKADFCFTWMDSIQRLDALDSRENRSRFLHNLVCFAACIEGLFFFAAFAYVYFLRSRGLLHGLASGTNWVFRDESAHMAFAFEVVNQVRREEPDLFDETFEAHVGRMMDDAVACESAFAEDLLGGGVAGLSLRDVRRYLEFVADQRLTTLGLQKRYGAKNPFAFMDLQDVQEVANFFERRVSAYQVGVTGDVAFDAAF